The proteins below are encoded in one region of Candidatus Binatia bacterium:
- a CDS encoding BamA/TamA family outer membrane protein, with the protein MKTERLVGLISALLLVVVAARPAAAQYYAFGKNKVQYESFQWHTLQGAHVEIYYYPEEEPLARLALVLAEQSYEDLTKKFQHEVDRPVPMIVFASHHHFEQNNVSPFVMPEGVQGFTEYLKGRVVLPYTGSYAEFRHVIHHEMVHVFQFSILDEVYKKHRKSTYLVPPLWFSEGLAEYWSTEWDAQGTMVLSDMVLEGQLPTINELWRYNGTFTIYKLGQSICQYIGETYGQDALRRLYTDAYKDDRFEKLIGRVTGTSVQKVSEDWIYAMKRRYYPEVKDHVSLASAAEERAVSQGVNLKPVAVPDSTILGGYRYLFMSARSGYTNIYSASWKGRERDVKSVVRGQRTAQFESFHPFQSRIDANRKGELAFVSKWNEGDALFVMDLATKKVTIKKRFEGLTTLASPAWSPDGSAIAFAGITPSGQSDLYLFRPATGELQRLTHDDYADADPTWSPDGKTIAFASDRTRYGKDGHQNLFLLDVASGGVRYLTCGPWIDQSPRWSPDGKRIAFASDRDGGFNLYAVDPQGNGARLTKLLGTALDPAWTPDGRSLLFTGFRKQGFGIYQLPVEPAALPGPSAPTASARPSAPGTSASLAPGAMVAANPAPAASGGTDASAKADPKSAASDDPKPAVSADPKPAAVAATTPAAPADSFQLVMESAPPQWGWDETLAQATQKPSTYEPHYGLDLVSGGLSFTPSENGGEGFVGAFSDLLGNRTFVFQVGNTAETAGDILSRMNAGAWYINRQHRWNYGVGIFHLAANYRDALDLDYFERRAGGSLVASYPFSRFSRVEGTAEAFYDQKEREDGSMREGFLTSHSISLIRDNTLWFATGPRDGSRYNLTGSLTTNWRTGHAENLTLSADYRRYLRVSQWTTLAMRVQGRESNGADPERFVMGGTHSLRGYGRRSIFGTRMYLANLEYRFPLFDRLVLGAPIRGLELPGVEGAVFADAGNAWEKFEPFPSPKGSMGLSLRMSLGGYMVLRYDLARRTDFKTVRPGWEKEFYLGFDF; encoded by the coding sequence ATGAAAACTGAACGTCTCGTCGGGCTCATCTCAGCGCTGCTTCTCGTCGTCGTCGCCGCACGTCCCGCTGCCGCGCAGTACTACGCCTTCGGCAAGAACAAGGTGCAGTACGAATCCTTCCAGTGGCACACGCTCCAGGGCGCCCACGTCGAGATCTACTACTACCCGGAGGAAGAGCCGCTCGCCCGGCTCGCTCTGGTGCTGGCCGAGCAGAGCTACGAGGACCTGACGAAGAAGTTCCAGCACGAGGTCGACCGGCCCGTGCCGATGATCGTCTTCGCCTCCCACCACCACTTCGAGCAGAACAACGTAAGTCCTTTCGTCATGCCCGAAGGCGTCCAGGGCTTCACGGAATACCTGAAGGGCCGCGTGGTCCTGCCCTACACCGGCTCCTACGCCGAATTCCGGCACGTGATCCATCACGAGATGGTGCACGTCTTCCAGTTCTCGATTCTCGACGAGGTCTACAAGAAGCACCGGAAGAGCACCTACCTCGTCCCGCCGCTCTGGTTCTCGGAGGGGCTCGCCGAGTACTGGTCGACCGAGTGGGACGCGCAGGGGACGATGGTCCTCTCCGACATGGTCCTCGAGGGACAGCTTCCGACGATCAACGAGCTCTGGCGCTACAACGGCACCTTCACGATCTACAAGCTGGGACAGTCGATCTGCCAGTACATCGGGGAGACGTACGGGCAGGACGCGCTTCGCCGCCTCTACACCGACGCCTACAAGGACGACCGCTTCGAGAAGCTGATCGGCCGGGTCACTGGCACTTCGGTGCAGAAGGTCTCCGAAGACTGGATCTACGCGATGAAGCGCCGCTACTACCCCGAGGTGAAGGATCACGTCTCGCTCGCTTCGGCCGCCGAGGAGCGCGCCGTCTCGCAGGGGGTCAACCTCAAGCCGGTGGCGGTGCCCGACTCGACGATCCTGGGCGGCTACCGCTACCTCTTCATGTCCGCCCGGAGCGGCTACACGAACATCTACTCGGCTTCGTGGAAGGGGCGCGAGCGCGACGTGAAGTCGGTCGTGCGCGGCCAGCGGACGGCGCAGTTCGAGTCGTTCCACCCCTTCCAGAGCCGGATCGACGCCAACCGGAAGGGCGAGCTGGCCTTCGTCTCCAAGTGGAACGAGGGGGACGCCCTCTTCGTGATGGATCTCGCCACGAAGAAGGTGACGATCAAGAAGCGCTTCGAGGGACTGACGACGCTGGCCTCGCCCGCGTGGTCGCCCGACGGCTCCGCCATCGCGTTCGCCGGGATCACGCCCTCGGGACAATCCGATCTGTATCTCTTCCGTCCGGCCACGGGCGAGCTGCAGCGGCTGACCCATGACGATTACGCCGACGCCGACCCCACCTGGTCGCCCGACGGCAAGACGATCGCGTTCGCCTCGGACCGCACCCGCTACGGCAAGGACGGGCACCAGAACCTGTTCCTCCTCGACGTGGCGAGCGGCGGCGTCCGCTACCTGACCTGCGGCCCCTGGATCGACCAGTCGCCGCGGTGGTCGCCCGACGGGAAGCGGATCGCGTTCGCGTCCGACCGCGACGGCGGCTTCAACCTGTACGCCGTCGACCCGCAGGGAAACGGCGCGCGCCTGACGAAGCTCCTCGGCACCGCGCTCGACCCGGCGTGGACGCCCGACGGCCGTTCGCTTCTCTTCACCGGCTTCCGGAAGCAGGGATTCGGGATCTACCAGCTCCCGGTCGAACCTGCCGCCCTTCCGGGCCCGTCCGCTCCGACGGCGTCGGCGCGCCCCTCGGCCCCGGGGACGTCCGCGAGCCTCGCTCCGGGCGCCATGGTGGCCGCCAATCCCGCTCCCGCGGCCTCCGGCGGCACGGATGCCTCGGCCAAGGCGGATCCCAAGTCCGCGGCCTCTGACGATCCAAAGCCCGCGGTCTCCGCCGACCCGAAGCCCGCGGCCGTGGCGGCCACGACGCCGGCCGCGCCGGCCGATTCCTTCCAGCTCGTGATGGAATCCGCCCCGCCGCAGTGGGGCTGGGACGAGACGCTGGCCCAGGCGACGCAGAAGCCCTCGACCTACGAGCCGCACTACGGGCTGGACCTGGTTTCGGGCGGCCTCTCCTTCACGCCCAGCGAGAACGGCGGCGAAGGGTTCGTGGGAGCCTTCAGCGACCTCCTCGGCAACCGCACCTTCGTCTTCCAGGTGGGGAACACGGCGGAGACGGCGGGGGACATCCTCTCGCGCATGAACGCGGGGGCCTGGTACATCAACCGCCAGCACCGCTGGAACTACGGCGTCGGGATCTTCCACCTCGCCGCCAACTACCGCGACGCCCTCGATCTCGACTACTTCGAGCGGAGGGCCGGCGGCTCGCTGGTCGCCTCCTATCCCTTCTCCCGGTTCAGCCGGGTCGAAGGGACGGCCGAAGCGTTCTACGATCAGAAGGAGCGCGAGGACGGCTCGATGCGCGAAGGGTTCCTCACGAGCCACTCGATCTCGCTCATCCGCGACAACACCCTCTGGTTCGCGACCGGCCCGCGCGACGGCTCCCGCTACAACCTGACCGGCTCGCTCACCACCAACTGGCGCACCGGCCACGCCGAGAACCTGACGCTGAGCGCAGACTACCGGCGCTACCTGCGCGTGAGCCAGTGGACGACGCTGGCGATGCGGGTGCAGGGGCGGGAATCGAACGGGGCCGACCCCGAGCGCTTCGTGATGGGCGGCACGCATTCGCTCCGCGGCTACGGCCGGCGCAGCATCTTCGGAACGAGGATGTACCTGGCCAATCTGGAGTACCGGTTCCCCCTCTTCGATCGCCTCGTGCTGGGGGCTCCGATCCGCGGCCTCGAGCTGCCGGGCGTGGAGGGCGCCGTGTTCGCCGACGCCGGGAACGCGTGGGAGAAGTTCGAGCCGTTCCCGAGCCCGAAGGGCTCCATGGGTTTGAGCCTTCGCATGAGCCTGGGCGGGTATATGGTTCTTCGCTATGACCTCGCCCGCCGCACCGATTTCAAGACCGTCCGACCGGGTTGGGAGAAGGAGTTCTATCTCGGGTTCGACTTCTGA